TGATACGAATTgcaattaattctaatttactgtaaataaaataagtattttattttgctgtATGACTAACATACTAgtacaaataaagataaaataatatattttagtagtacgaataaagcaataaataatatcttctttttagGTCAGAAATACGTggtagatatattataaaaaattgaatttatatatttcgcacATActgatattatttcaatttacatAGTATTAAGTGTGTTTCGTCGATCATTTGTAACTACGCGCATATAGTGCATATCTGGTGTCGAAGGATATTCAGAATTTAAACGGTCAACTATGCTCACGGGGGCGGTTTTTGGTCGATATGCTTGATAAAGGGTTGGCTAGGCAACGACTCATCCACCCTTGTAACTCACCCCTCCAGCTCTTTCCGGCGTAAACGCTAGGCGCCATGCACATCTAGACTTCATTTGcctgattgtttaaaaatggTAGTTTTTATTGTGGTCAATAGCAAGAAAGATACTTGGAAATTATTCCCTTTATTTCCTGAACTCTCTATATATATGACTGTTTTTATTCTTAGAGGAATATTTCACACAGCCCgcacaaaatattattgctattattacaacttttatctttatGCATTTTGATAGAAtgttaataattcaaaataagaatGATTCTCCAAAAGctttatattgcattatttgacaatattgACGAACGATATGACGATTAATGATTGTTCTAGTGGCTTTGAAAAACGTTTCGGTGAGACGGTACGACGCGACGTTATGTTCTTGTTATTCACTTGAAAAGTGTCCTTACTCTCGGCTCCCCAACACTTAAACGTTTATGAATGTTTGACCGGAAGTAACGTATTACAACACTTTGCTTGTAGTCTTAAGCGCTTAAGTATATCCGAAGTACATGCCCGCGTTTCTACATTTCAAAACAGGATCAGAGTAGCAATGTTGATTCAGGGAGATTAGGGATTGCTTCATGATTTGTCGAGTAGTTGGCGgaaattctttattctttttccaGGTCGTGGTGATTTCGTCGGCGGGATAGACAACGAAGCCTTGGAATTTTTCGCAGTTAGAGGGACTTTATCAACATGACATCTTGTTCGATGTAGCATGAACAGCCCGCGACGTGACGGGGTTTGTACTATATCTGTATGTAACAAAAAGAATCGTCGGCGGAAGACAACGAACCTTGCACAGTTTATAGGGAACAGCCCGCTTGAAACGAATATTAACCTGGCACGTTATCATTATATctatttcgttattttcattttatcacGCATCTTGAGCTggctttaaaaaaagaaaactctcCGATTAGACGGGAAACTTGATCTCGGACGCTGAAGCGTTCGGTCTGGTGACGAAGTTTAACCACATTTGTTGGGAGCATGGTTAACGCCTACAATGCGCGTGTTCGTCACACAGTGCGTAATGCGTGTGCCAGCGCAATGATCGCAAAACTCGAATTGTTGTTTCTTAGAATGCCAAATGCCAATTTACCAccaatttacattaataaatttgttcaGTTGCATTAATGAATCTTCTCAATCATGGCAATCTACCTCCTTACATGTCACATGAatcatatcaaaataaaagtgtttttttttatcgcgatatATTTGAAGATAATTCTGCAAATTGAAATAGctacaaaatatatcaaaaatacgTGTAATGCGAAGTGTAAATTCTGCGAGCATGATGCTTTCGACGTTTGTATATAGGCGCCTTCtcaaattatgataattaacgAATTTAGATAATATGCTTCTGTCGTCCAGCAGCACGAGCACGCGTTTCCTGCGAACGACACGATGTATCAGgctaaatttataaattgctcCATCTCGCGTCTATGTATTCAGGCTAGGTACTCTGGCACCACAGCACAGCGATTATCATAGAAATGGTTACTGttgacaatatttatattttattcaaactgCTTTTCGTGACATATTTTTCTCCGTACTTTTAAAGCTACTTATATAAAACGtgcaaaaaagataaaaaataaatcttttttgtcTCATcactaataaaaaagatatgtgtaaaattatttatataaacgttttagatactacaaaaaaaaaacacgaaaaaCTTATGAAAGCTTGAGACGTGGTCTTGTCGCGTATGCATTCTTGGCAGtgcaaaaataaacgttttaagAGATATACGTGACACgtgaagaataaatatttcttaagaTTATAACAAAACCAGTACTACAGCTTTGTGTATAAATTGCGATAAATGTAAGTTTTATaaaccaaattttaaaaaggcgatacaaaaataaaataaatgaatgtgttaaaatatacgtatatattacgCGTGCCATTACATCAGTGaatggctacgtttacaccctgAAATTAGCCCGCGGCCTGtacctcaaattcgacctaaattatttagcccGCCTGCTGTAAACAATTGATAGGCGACCGGACCTGGCTTCAAGTCAGGTATCGTATTTTAGTGACCCGACCTGAAATAAGCCGTTATCATTTGCGGTGTAAACGCGCAACACGTCCTAAAAGCTTTATTTGCTTGTTCGGATTTGCTGCAGTTTCAAGAGTGACAAGAGTGACAAGAGCCGTCAagcgatttatatatttaaaaaatgaataaaaagtcgtgttcaaaaagttttttgaaaaattcttgttCAGCAACTGCTGCTGTTCCTGTTCCTGTTCCTGTTCCTGCCCCTGTTCCTGTTTCTGCCACTGTCCCTCCTGTTTTTGCCCCTGTTCCTGTTCCTGCCCCTGTTCCTGATCCTGCCACTGTTCCTCCTGTTTTTGCCCCTGTTCCTGTTCCTGCCACTGTTCCTCCTGTTTTTGCCCCTGTTCCTGTTCCTGCCCCTGTTCCTGTTTCTGAATTATGTGATGATGATGGGATGATTGgagataaaactttaaatcagTCATCGAGAAGAACGAAAGTTAAAGGATTGAACTGGACAGACATCGAAACACAGATATTCATTGAATTATGCATCGAAAAAcgaataattcaattaatggACGGAAAGCGCCATAAGCATATCGATATATACAAATCACTAGAACCGAATATGAAAGAAATGGGTTTTATTAAAACTGGCGCACAAATGAAAACCAAATTAAAGCATTTAAAAGAGGCATACTTTAAATGTAAACGAAGTAACAGCGTTAGCGGTGCCGCCCGTAtgagttttaaattttatgatgcGATGGACCAACTTCTTGGCGGAAGGCCATCCGTTGAAGCAATTAACAATCATGGCATTGATTCATCTAGTGCCCAAGATGCCAATAATCAAAGTAAGAAGAAACTTATTTGTATTaactttgattattatttagttatcttgttctttattaatacaatatatttttagtattgcCTGTGGATGAAGCATCAAATATGGAAGATTCTTTGATTAATGTAGAAGTAGAaatagaagaaagagaagaagaaaaagaaaacataaaatcTGCTAAAAAAACAAGTGgttagtatttttatattccatctatatatatatatatatatatatatatatatatatatatatatatatatatcgtaaaattgaaaactTATACGGGCGGCACCGCTAACGCTGTTACTTCGTTTACATTTAAAGTATGCcttttttaaatgctttaaTTTGGTTTTTATTTGTGTGCGccagttttaataaaactcaTTTCTTTCATGTTCGATTCTAGTGatttgtatatatctatattgcTTATGGCGCTTTCCGtctattaattgaattattcgtttttctatgcataattcaataaaaatctgtGTTTCGATGTCTATCCAGTTCAATCCTTTAACTTTTTCCGATTTCGTTCTTTTCGATGActgatttaaagttttatctcCAATCATCccatcatatatatatatatatatatatatatatatatatatatatacagggtagACCATTTTAATCAATCCACGCGAATAActcgaaaaaaaagtttttcaaaaaaacattttatacaaaagtttcTTGACTTCGAGGGGGACATAACGATATACCATAATATAAGGgattccatttaagaaattaaaggtgacCTTTATGTGATCTTCAAACGACTATCTAAGGTCAAATCAATaacaccatcttatgttccCCTAGAAGTCATAAActatttttctaaaagatttctttgaaaaactccttttcaagatatttgcgtggattgattaaaatgattcaccctgtgtgtgtgtgtgtgtgtgtgtgtgtgtatatatatatatatatatatatatatatatatatatatataatatatggaggggtaaaaatcacagtggtgtaagtcaaatttttaaaaatattttttcgtgtgcatagatgcaatttatatattgtatagattgcatctatccatgcgagaaaaaatttaaaagaatttgacttacaccactatgacTTATAACTTTTAcctctctatatataatatatatatatatatatatatatatatatatatatatatgtatatatatataaacaatattatgtaatctagctaaaataactattatatatatatatatatatatatatatatatatatatatatatatatatatatatatatatatatatatatatatatatatataatagttattttagctagattacataatattgttttttaatacaaaaacggGCGATAATTGCAGTTTTTACCTTCAGGGCGGTATACACAGGTGAAATTGGCGCAGAACTTCGCAGAAGTTTTTGCTAAATGTCAGGCACAGCAAATGCAAGGAgtaattgaaaaacaaatGGATATGTTTAATGAGTCCACGCAGGCGCAAATGATGTCTCAACGTCAGTGGGAAAAGGAAATGTTAGAGAAGGAACATGATCATCaacttaaaatgttaaataacttTATGGCAGGAATGCAAGCAATGCAACATAGGAACTTTCAGCAACCGTATCCAAgcaattttcatgaaaattatcCTCGTCCACCATTCTCGTCGACTCCAATTCCTTTTCATTTATCTGCCCCATTCATAAATTCATGTGGCTTACCAGAACCATCTCCCCCAATATCAACGTCATCCTCATCGTCAATATACACAACTTCATCTTTACCTTCATCATCTTACGGACATTCTTTTCAGACAAGTACTCCAATGTCTTCACCACAATTAACTTCGcgtttatttgattttaataatatgaagtaaatatacatgtacaaataaaaaaactatatttattgtattctcTGTTTATTTTAGTAACGTACAATAATTATCGTAACATACTTTTACGAAGCGGGTAATGTGTCGACAGGTAGTCTGTTAAATGCTGACGAATACGTGATCCAGTGATGTCGTCACGTTCCCGATTACCTATATCGTTTGGCTGTTGATATATTCTTTGTGCTTCAGCCACATAATTAAGCCATTGCTGAATAAAtgcttcattttttatttctaacaaattttgcaaaatgcaaCAAGCACTCGTAATGTTTGGAACGAACAAGTAATTAACATCAATcctttttaaaagtattctcCAACGTCCTTTCAACCGCCCAAATGCCATTTCTATTGCAACCCTCGCTGAATTGAGATAAACATTGAAAGACTCCTGTTCGGCTGTAACCGTACCAGGATAGCCTTTCATTACCCATGGCAAAAGTGGGTACGCTGGGTCTCCGACGATAAAATATGGTACTTCCAAGCCATTGATATTTCGCGTggtctaaaatataaattataaaataatattcagaCATGTGATaaggtataaataaaaaaatatattaattgttacttTACCTgtggaataatatttttaacatttctgtATAAATTGGAGTCTTTAAATACTGCAGCATCATGAGTATTTCCAGGGTGGCGAATACAAATATCTCTAAATCTGTACATaagaagatttattaattatgacCTACAGTATCATCCtgtgattaatataaattgtaaataatacacACCTGCATTTGTCATCGACAACTGCctgtaaattaaaagaagGCCAACCCTTACGGTTAACGTAATCCCGATAACCCTCTGAAGGTGCTAATATGGGTATATGAGAACCGTCGATGCATCCGATAATTTGCGGTATGTGGGAAATTCTCTCAAAACGTGATGCTATTTCAGAAGCTTCAATTTCATTTGGCATTCGCAGAAAATCTGGCATTATCAATTCATTGATCGCATTTACAACTCgatacaaacatttttttacagtggACTTATGGATGCCAAATACGTTTCCAACTACCCGATACTCTGCGCAACTTgccattttatataatgcaataGCGACTTGTTTCTGAACTGATAACGGTTCTCttgatttcaataaaagaGGCTTTGGCTCCAAATTCGGTTGTAACAACGAACACAGATAATCAAATGTATCCTTTCGCATTCGAAAACTTTCTAGCCAATCTGAATCAGTGTACGTCGTCAGAACAATTTCACTCCAAAAATGGTTACTCCTCGGTTTCATCCATATACTTCTTTCAACTCTTATTGCGTTTAAATACGTTTCCAAAATGTTATTCATTGGTAACATGCGTGCATAATGCGTAAACATTGCCATTTGGAGCCTCTGCAATCGTTTAATTCTGTCCCACATCTGTCTTCTTTTACgcataatattcataaaaagaagatttcttcttctattattttcaaaaataaattggtaATAAAACTGTATAAAATACTCCTCGGGtgtcattatataaaattaatgaacttGATTCGAACTTAATGAATACAACACTTGTTAATTCTGTCAAACTGTCAACGATCAAACGATCAAAAATATCTAAAGGCGTAACTTCAGACTGAGCTGTCAAATATGGTAAGATTCAGGGCGATCCCAAATACGATCCCGTCAATTTTTAAGTCTCTCTCGGTGTAAACGAATGATGACTAGACCTACTTCGGGTCACAATATAAGTCAGGCCGCGATCAGGTCGctgggtgtaaacgtagccacTAAAATACGCGGCCTGATGATCTGAAGCCAGGTCCGGTCGTCTATCAACTGTTTACAGCAGGCgggctaaataatttaggtcgaatttgaggtaCAGGTCGCGGCCTAATTTcagggtgtaaacgtagccattgaaaagccgtgatttacttactgattttgaataggcgtgaaaacaactgattttgaatagccgtgaaaacaactgatttcaagtagccgtaaaaacaactgatttcttttaaaataatgtaatcgttacaaatattgaaaaattgaaaaaaaaataaaaaattaaaaaattaaaaatatttaaaaataaaaattttaatttaagaaataattaagaaagagggatgccaagcggattctaaattacgatttttgaacataaaagtggctataactcggaaacggctcatttccggacctatgtttgtatgaacttttttgcttgtttttgggtcccgaatcacctcccgaagtggagtaggcgatttttcggacaccctgtatatatctCATAAAGAAtgcattttggaaaaaatgtttaatatgaAAGTTGTCGAATCtaacagagaaaaaaatatctaaacttttttttcaattggACTCAAGAAatctctttaaaatttaatgtttatagattaaaaaaatactttaattgaATGAAAGTGTGTAGTATATACTTTgaagtattaaatttatttgattccCCTTAGCCAACGGCTGGTGCAAGaccacggtcttacatacaggtCTGGAAACTCCTGTGTTTTTAAGTGGTGGGGGTGTCACCGTTAGTGAGGCACGTAGACCCCAGTATTGGAGCAAACCTATCGGACGGACGGGAAACTGAGCCGACCGTGACCATGTTCAAATGGTGGTGATCGTGTGTCAAAATTCGAAATCAGTGAAAATCTTTGAAACTTGTATGAGTGAAAGTtaacataaattgtaaatacaatGCCAAAAGCGTGCATTGTGCCGAATTGCTGGAAGAAATTTAAGGACAATACAGAAAAAATGTTCTGTTTTTAAAGTGCCTCAGGACGAAGAATTGCGTAAAAAATGGGAATCTGCAATTCCCGGCATTGCAGTATTGAAATCGTCGCAACATGTGTGTGA
The DNA window shown above is from Temnothorax longispinosus isolate EJ_2023e unplaced genomic scaffold, Tlon_JGU_v1 HiC_scaffold_302, whole genome shotgun sequence and carries:
- the LOC139824244 gene encoding uncharacterized protein, with product MNKKSCSKSFLKNSCSATAAVPVPVPVPAPVPVSATVPPVFAPVPVPAPVPDPATVPPVFAPVPVPATVPPVFAPVPVPAPVPVSELCDDDGMIGDKTLNQSSRRTKVKGLNWTDIETQIFIELCIEKRIIQLMDGKRHKHIDIYKSLEPNMKEMGFIKTGAQMKTKLKHLKEAYFKCKRSNSVSGAARMSFKFYDAMDQLLGGRPSVEAINNHGIDSSSAQDANNQILPVDEASNMEDSLINVEVEIEEREEEKENIKSAKKTSGRYTQVKLAQNFAEVFAKCQAQQMQGVIEKQMDMFNESTQAQMMSQRQWEKEMLEKEHDHQLKMLNNFMAGMQAMQHRNFQQPYPSNFHENYPRPPFSSTPIPFHLSAPFINSCGLPEPSPPISTSSSSSIYTTSSLPSSSYGHSFQTSTPMSSPQLTSRLFDFNNMK
- the LOC139824245 gene encoding uncharacterized protein → MPDFLRMPNEIEASEIASRFERISHIPQIIGCIDGSHIPILAPSEGYRDYVNRKGWPSFNLQAVVDDKCRFRDICIRHPGNTHDAAVFKDSNLYRNVKNIIPQTTRNINGLEVPYFIVGDPAYPLLPWVMKGYPGTVTAEQESFNVYLNSARVAIEMAFGRLKGRWRILLKRIDVNYLFVPNITSACCILQNLLEIKNEAFIQQWLNYVAEAQRIYQQPNDIGNRERDDITGSRIRQHLTDYLSTHYPLRKSMLR